The proteins below come from a single Columba livia isolate bColLiv1 breed racing homer chromosome 28, bColLiv1.pat.W.v2, whole genome shotgun sequence genomic window:
- the MEF2D gene encoding myocyte-specific enhancer factor 2D isoform X7 produces MGRKKIQIQRITDERNRQVTFTKRKFGLMKKAYELSVLCDCEIALIIFNHSNKLFQYASTDMDKVLLKYTEYNEPHESRTNADIIEALNKKHRECESPEGDEVFALTPQTEEKYKKIDEEFDKMMQSYRLASAVPAPNFAMPVTVPVTNQNTLQFSNPGSSLVTQSLVTSSLTDPRLLSPQQPALQRNTVSPGLPQRPASAGAMLGGDLNNTNGACPSPVGNGYVSARASPGLLPVSNGSSLGKIIPAKSPPPPSHSTQLATNSRKPDLRVITSQSGKGLMHHLNTQRLGVSQATHSLTTPVVSVATPSLLTQGLPFSAMPTAYNTDYQLTSAELSSLPAFSSPGGLSLGNISAWQQQQQQQQQQQQQQQQQQQQQQPQQQQQPQQPQQQQQPQQQHLVPVSLGNLIQGSHLSHTTTLTVNTNPNISIKSEPVSPNRERNTATPLSTFPHQPRHEPTGRSPVDSLSSNTSSYEGSSERDDPTRPDFGSSLGLLRPTSEPEGESPSVKRMRLDTWVT; encoded by the exons atggggagaaaaaagatcCAGATCCAGCGGATCACGGACGAGCGCAACCGGCAG GTCACCTTCACTAAGCGCAAATTCGGCTTGATGAAGAAAGCGTATGAGCTGAGCGTCCTGTGCGACTGCGAGATCGCCCTCATCATCTTCAACCACTCCAACAAGCTGTTCCAGTACGCCAGCACCGACATGGACAAGGTGCTGCTCAAGTACACCGAGTACAACGAGCCCCACGAGAGCCGGACCAACGCGGACATCATCGAG GCGCTGAACAAGAAGCACAGGGAGTGCGAGAGCCCGGAAGGGGATGAAGTGTTTGCGTTGACCCCGCAGACGGAGGAGAAATATAAAAAGATTGATGAGGAGTTTGATAAAATGATGCAGAGTTACCGGCTCGCA TCCGCAGTGCCCGCGCCCAACTTCGCCATGCCGGTGACGGTGCCGGTGACCAACCAAAACACGCTGCAGTTCAGCAACCCTGGCAGCTCGCTGGTGACCCAGTCCCTGGTGACATCCTCGCTGACGGACCCGCGGCTCCTGTCACCGCAGCAGCCGGCGCTGCAGAGGAACACGGTGTCCCCGGGGCTGCCGCAGAGGCCGGCCAGCGCAG GGGCGATGCTTGGGGGAGACCTGAACAACACGAATGGCGCCTGCCCCAGCCCCGTGG GTAACGGCTACGTGAGCGCCAGAGCCTCCCCGGGGCTCCTTCCCGTGTCCAACGGCAGCAGCTTGGGCAAGATCATCCCGGCCAAgtcgccgccgccgccctcgCACAGCACGCAGCTCGCCACCAACAGCCGCAAGCCCGATTTACGTGTGATCACCTCGCAGAGCGGGAAGGGGTTAATGCACCATTTG AACACGCAGCGGTTAGGAGTCTCGCAAGCAACTCACTCTTTAACCACGCCGGTTGTGTCCGTGGCTACTCCGAGCCTGCTGACGCAGGGGCTGCCGTTCTCTGCCATGCCCACAGCCTACAACACAG ATTATCAGCTGACGAGCGCTGAgttgtcctcgctgccagcgtTCAGCTCGCCGGGGGGGCTGTCCCTTGGCAACATCTctgcctggcagcagcagcagcagcaacagcagcagcagcaacagcagcaacaacaacaacagcaacagcagcagccacagcagcagcaacaaccgcagcagccgcagcagcaacagcagccgcagcagcagcacctggttcCTGTATCACTAGGAAATCTAAT ACAAGGGAGTCACTTGTCCCACACCACCACTTTGACTGTCAACACCAACCCCAACATCAGCATCAAGTCAGAGCCCGTCTCGCCCAACCGGGAACGAAACACTGCCACCCCGCTCAGCACCTTCCCCCACCAGCCCCGGCACGAGCCCACCGGCCGCTCACCCGTCGACAGCCTCAGCAGCAACACCAGCTCCTACGAAGGCAGCAGCGAGCGGGACGATCCCACCCGCCCCGATTTCGGCTCATCCCTGGGCCTCCTGCGACCCACCAGCGAGCCCGAGGGGGAGAGCCCCTCCGTAAAGCGCATGCGGTTGGATACCTGGGTCACATAA